The following proteins come from a genomic window of Pseudomonas syringae:
- a CDS encoding amino acid adenylation domain-containing protein, with the protein MNPEHAQKLARRFVELPLEKRRLFLEGMRKENMDFALFPIPCCEGLAERDGLSYAQQRMWFLWQLDPHSAAYNLPMSVCLNGPLELPLLERAFSALVERHESLRTTFGQEGDQAFQRVAPPTPVSIRLIDLSPLPPAQRWSNARQAMAEQSAQSFDLQRGPLFTVQVLRLAEQEHLLLLNLHHMITDGWSMNVLIDEWLRGYDALLASKPLPFQPLIVQYRDYAVWQRSWLEAGEQERQLEYWRKHLGEEHPVLELPTDRPYPALPSHDGARLELALEPELLRNLKSLAQRQGVTLFVVLLATFKSLLHRYSGQTDIRVGGLIANRTRSETEGLIGCFINTQVLRSEVTAQTRFVDLLQTVRNASTGAQAHQELPFDAVIDTLQPERSQSHNPLFQVMFNHQPVVADLLDKQLSGGLRVANLPAEQQALAQRSHAAASDLMLATSGEGEQLNAAFTYATDIFDESTIVRLAAHWRNLLTSVCADPLQTIAGLSMLAADERTHLLDVDSVSKADTATPAHRQFEAQVLHTPNAPALILAREGQSPSLTYAELNERSNRLAWQLREHGVGPDVLVGVALGRSLDMPMVLLAVLKAGGAYVPLDLSAPSERLRHVLQDSGLKLLLTHSEQLTRLPEMADIQCLCINQMNSEAASTQNPEVAIDSASLAYVIYTSGSTGRPKGVAISHGALAEFVTLGADYSDLREGDRVLQFATHSFDGFVEQFYPPLCRGAAVVMRDERLWDSAIFHQAIVEHSVTLADLPAAYWLTLVQDFAASPPAHYGALRQIHVGGEAMAVEGLRLWQQAGLGHVRLLNTYGPTEATVVSSIHDCSALTPEQVSWRGVPIGKGLAGRRLYILDDQLNLLPQGVVGELYIGGPGLARGYHARPGLSAERFVADPFVSGERLYRTGDRARLRADGAIEYIGRVDHQVKIRGFRIELGEIESRLQQCTGVREAVVLAVSLSGSTQLVAYIVPHIAAISDSEQLALRQSIRTQLQASLPDYMVPTHVLLLAELPLTPSGKLDRKALPAPDASQLQARYRAPHSEVETCLAAIWQDVLHAPQVGLDDHFFELGGHSLLAAQVIARIKTRLGVSLPLRVLFEKPLLSDLAAEVALLTDNTTDNDWSDMDQFMDSLEEFGA; encoded by the coding sequence ATGAACCCCGAACACGCCCAGAAACTCGCTCGTCGTTTTGTCGAGTTGCCCCTTGAAAAACGTCGCCTGTTTCTCGAAGGCATGCGCAAGGAAAACATGGATTTTGCGTTGTTCCCGATTCCTTGCTGCGAAGGGCTGGCCGAGCGCGACGGGCTGTCTTATGCCCAGCAACGCATGTGGTTTCTCTGGCAACTGGACCCGCACAGTGCGGCCTACAACTTGCCGATGTCGGTGTGCCTGAACGGTCCGTTGGAGCTGCCTTTGCTGGAACGGGCGTTCAGCGCCCTGGTCGAGCGCCACGAAAGCCTGCGTACCACCTTCGGTCAGGAGGGCGATCAGGCGTTTCAGCGCGTTGCACCGCCGACGCCTGTGAGCATCCGCCTGATCGACCTGAGCCCGCTACCGCCTGCGCAGCGCTGGTCTAACGCACGGCAGGCCATGGCCGAGCAGTCGGCGCAGAGCTTCGACCTGCAGCGCGGGCCGCTGTTTACTGTGCAGGTATTGCGCCTCGCCGAACAGGAACACCTGCTGCTGCTCAACCTGCATCACATGATCACCGACGGCTGGTCGATGAACGTGCTGATCGACGAATGGCTGCGCGGCTACGACGCCTTGTTGGCCAGCAAGCCGCTACCGTTTCAGCCGCTGATTGTTCAGTACCGCGACTACGCGGTCTGGCAGCGCAGCTGGCTGGAGGCTGGCGAACAAGAGCGTCAGCTGGAGTACTGGCGCAAGCATCTGGGCGAAGAACACCCGGTACTTGAATTGCCCACGGACCGACCGTACCCGGCGCTGCCCAGCCATGACGGCGCGCGCCTGGAACTGGCGCTGGAGCCGGAGCTGCTGCGCAACCTGAAAAGCCTCGCCCAACGACAGGGCGTCACGCTGTTCGTGGTGCTGCTGGCGACCTTCAAAAGCCTGCTGCATCGTTACAGCGGGCAGACCGACATTCGCGTCGGCGGCCTGATCGCCAACCGCACTCGCAGTGAAACCGAAGGGCTGATCGGCTGCTTCATCAACACGCAAGTGCTGCGCAGCGAAGTCACCGCACAGACGCGCTTTGTCGATCTGTTACAAACGGTGCGCAACGCCTCGACCGGTGCCCAGGCGCATCAGGAATTGCCGTTCGATGCCGTCATCGACACCTTGCAACCTGAACGCAGCCAGAGCCATAACCCGCTGTTCCAGGTGATGTTCAATCACCAGCCGGTGGTGGCCGATCTGCTGGACAAACAGCTGAGCGGCGGCCTGCGCGTGGCCAATCTGCCCGCCGAGCAACAGGCACTGGCCCAGCGCTCGCACGCCGCTGCCAGCGACCTGATGCTCGCCACCAGCGGCGAAGGCGAGCAACTGAACGCCGCCTTCACCTATGCCACCGACATTTTCGACGAATCGACCATCGTTCGTCTGGCCGCACACTGGCGCAACCTGCTGACGTCGGTCTGTGCCGATCCGCTGCAAACCATCGCCGGGCTGTCGATGCTGGCGGCCGACGAGCGCACGCACCTGCTGGATGTCGACAGCGTCAGCAAAGCCGACACCGCAACCCCCGCGCATCGCCAGTTTGAAGCGCAGGTACTGCACACGCCAAACGCCCCGGCACTGATCCTAGCCCGTGAAGGTCAATCGCCGAGCCTGACCTACGCCGAACTGAATGAGCGCAGCAACCGTCTGGCCTGGCAACTGCGCGAGCACGGTGTGGGGCCGGACGTGCTGGTCGGCGTCGCGCTGGGCCGTTCGCTGGACATGCCGATGGTGCTGCTGGCTGTACTCAAGGCGGGCGGTGCTTACGTGCCGCTGGACCTCAGCGCGCCGAGCGAGCGATTACGTCATGTGCTGCAAGACAGCGGCCTGAAGCTGCTGCTGACCCACAGCGAACAGCTGACCAGACTGCCTGAAATGGCTGACATTCAATGCCTGTGCATCAATCAGATGAACAGTGAAGCCGCCAGCACACAAAACCCGGAAGTCGCAATCGATTCGGCCAGTCTGGCCTATGTGATCTATACCTCCGGCTCGACGGGCCGACCCAAAGGCGTGGCGATCAGTCATGGCGCATTGGCCGAGTTCGTCACGCTGGGCGCGGACTACAGCGACCTGCGCGAAGGCGACCGGGTCCTGCAGTTCGCCACCCACAGTTTCGATGGCTTCGTCGAGCAGTTCTACCCGCCGCTGTGTCGCGGCGCGGCGGTGGTCATGCGCGACGAGCGTCTGTGGGACAGCGCCATCTTCCATCAAGCCATCGTCGAGCACAGCGTGACCCTGGCGGATTTGCCTGCGGCCTACTGGCTGACCCTGGTTCAGGATTTCGCTGCCAGCCCGCCTGCGCATTACGGCGCGCTGCGGCAGATCCACGTCGGCGGCGAAGCGATGGCCGTCGAAGGTCTGCGGCTGTGGCAACAGGCCGGACTTGGTCATGTGCGCCTGCTCAACACCTACGGCCCGACCGAGGCCACAGTGGTGTCGAGTATCCACGATTGCAGCGCGCTGACCCCGGAACAGGTGTCCTGGCGCGGCGTGCCGATCGGCAAAGGGCTGGCGGGGCGTCGGCTGTACATACTCGACGATCAGCTGAACCTGCTGCCGCAAGGCGTGGTGGGCGAACTGTATATCGGTGGGCCGGGTCTGGCCCGCGGTTATCACGCCCGGCCGGGCCTGAGCGCCGAGCGTTTTGTCGCCGATCCGTTTGTGAGCGGCGAGCGTCTTTACCGCACCGGCGACCGTGCCCGACTGCGCGCTGACGGCGCTATCGAGTACATCGGTCGGGTCGATCATCAAGTGAAAATTCGCGGTTTCCGCATCGAGCTGGGCGAAATCGAATCGCGCCTGCAGCAATGCACGGGTGTGCGTGAAGCGGTGGTGTTGGCCGTCTCGCTGTCAGGCAGTACGCAACTGGTGGCTTATATAGTGCCGCACATTGCGGCGATCAGCGACAGCGAACAACTGGCACTGCGCCAGAGCATCCGCACTCAACTGCAAGCCAGCCTGCCGGACTACATGGTGCCGACGCATGTGCTGCTGTTGGCGGAGCTGCCGCTGACGCCCAGTGGCAAACTGGACCGCAAGGCCTTGCCTGCGCCCGATGCAAGCCAGTTGCAGGCTCGGTATCGCGCACCGCACAGCGAAGTGGAAACCTGCCTCGCCGCCATCTGGCAGGACGTTTTGCATGCCCCGCAGGTCGGGCTGGACGACCACTTCTTCGAGCTGGGCGGTCACTCGCTGCTCGCCGCGCAAGTGATTGCCCGGATCAAGACCCGACTGGGCGTCAGCCTGCCACTGCGCGTCCTCTTTGAAAAACCGCTGCTGAGCGACCTCGCTGCCGAAGTGGCGTTGCTGACCGACAACACAACGGATAACGACTGGAGCGACATGGACCAGTTCATGGATTCACTGGAGGAATTTGGCGCATGA
- a CDS encoding non-ribosomal peptide synthetase yields the protein MTGSTAARIAKRFVGLPLEQRRQFLARLREEGKDFSLLPVPVSRHDFTAIPLSFAQQRLLFLWQLDPLSDAYKMTTGLRLKGCLDESALRCAFDHLIERHEVLRTVFQTDGDQALQVVLHNQSVALDSIDLSGLADTELRDTELALHVTTLTSQPFDLRKGPLLRAHLFRLASDEHVLVVNMHHIVSDGWSMDVMIQEFVHCYQAYCEGREPSLPELPLQYADYAIWQRRWLEAGEGERQLDYWRNQLGDEQPLLDAAQDFPRPVTQSFQGEHLHFDFGADLSRQLNTFARSQGMSLFMLVLAGFSLFLSRKAGQRDIRVGVPNANRGRAETEGLIGFFINTQVLRCQVDERLSYLDLLAQIRDTSFGAQAHQDVPFEQLVDHLAPERSLGHNPLFQAKFNQNVVLKQKTALRLAGLEVSEYAFEKQGAHFDLALDITDDGTLIHGDMTYASDLYRRATVEGFIPELLDLFKTLLAAPSAPLFSLGALAIEPVRDAREPAPCVLQLWDRQVQTQPEALAARCLDRTLSTRELDQAANQLAHHLVRMGIREGQPVAVLMERSLDWLTAVLAIFKAGGVYMPLDVKAPDARLQHMLSNAQAKVLLCAAGDLRQTSLNVAGCQSLAWIPVQWQDLPTRRPENALSAESAAYVIHTSGSTGQPKGVLVSQGALASYVRGLLEQLQLAPEASMALVSTIAADLGHTVLFGALCAGRTLHVLTESLGFDPDAFAAYMAEHQVGVLKIVPGHLAALLQASQPADVLPQHALIVGGEACSPALVEQVRQLKPVCRVINHYGPSETTVGVLTHEVLTIDALRSVPVGAPLPGASAYVLDDVLNPVGKQVAGELYIGGDSVALGYIGQPALTAERFVPDPFAQDGARVYRSGDRMRRDHQGQLEFIGRADDQVKVRGYRVEPAEVARGLLGLTSVAEASVLPLPVDGDESRLQLVAYCVAAAGASLDIEHLREQLAVRLPDYMLPAQILLLDKLPLTANGKLDKHALPKPGVVKQRYTAPVGEIEEKLAAVWADVLKLEQVGSTDNFFELGGDSILSLQIIARAKRQGIKLSPKQLFEKQTIGQLASVAKLIEKKPAAAAEQINGSLPLLPIQARFFELDIPQHQHWNQALMLKPLQTLDANHLQAALAALIEQHDALRLGFTQQDGQWRAAFGALSTRDLLWVHELDSIERLPELATEAQRSLDLKNGPLLRAVLVNLPQGEQRVLLVIHHLAVDGVSWRVLLEDLQQAYVALAAGQPLALAAKTTSLKHWAEQLQQYASGATLAAEREYWLHALQGDDQPLPRDKPEGTMRNRDAAHASSWLSKDLTHKLLKVAPAAYRTQVNDLLLTALAQVLCEWSQQSSVLIQLEGHGREDLFEDTDLSRTVGWFSSLFPVRLTPQIAPGASLCGIKEQLRAVPNKGIGYGVLRYMGEPGFAQQLEALPQARVTFNYLGQFDGSFNQREGTLYVPSADSAGTALCEDGPLGNWLSLNGQVFDGELQLDWSFSREVYQASTIDTLARRYEQALTTLIEHCLAGHQGVTPSDFPLARLTQTQLDALPIAVGEIDDIYPLSPMQQGMLFHSLFEEGTGNYINQLRVTVTGLNVPRFQSAWQAAVDTHDVLRSRFFSQSEQSLQVVQRQVMLPFVELDARGKPENWLDDWAQADRQQGFDLAQGPLLRLAVVRTAADSWQLIYTSHHILMDGWSSSRLLGEVLQHYSGQMPPKQAGRYRDYIQWLQQQDAALSERFWTAELAELDEPTRLLQAVKSCAEGQGYGDYIQLIDADGTRRLSEFAREQRVTLNTLVQSAWLLLLQRYTGQSCVTFGATVAGRPADLPGVEEQLGLFINTLPVIASPRPEQTVSDWVQQVQTKNIALREHEHTALYSIQRLARHSGEALFDTILVFENYPMSEALQRAPEGLAFSDLRNQEQAHYPLTLVVEANDVLSVRFSYDRQHFGAESILQLAAHFDHLLQSLSTSATTRLGELALPVAWTQSLQRYPSEQCAQQRIETQAERTPQAIALSFGAEQLSYQQLNRRANQLAHKLRAQGVGPDVCVGLAAERSLEMIVGLLAILKAGGAYVPLDPDYPQDRLSFLMQDSGIELLLTQAHLLERLPIPEQVQTLDLADALNDYSAENLPNQTSPDNLAYVIYTSGSTGKPKGTLLSHHNLTRLFAATDDWFAFSEKDVWTLFHSFAFDFSVWEIFGALLHGGRLVIVPREVTRSPEAFHALLVEQQVTVLNQTPSAFKQLMRVACDSPLPVPLQKVIFGGEALDVASLTPWFERFGDQAPQLINMYGITETTVHVTYRPISKADTQNPASPIGEAIPDLSWYVLDADFNPVAQGCSGELHIGHAGLARGYHNRAALTAERFVPDPFSSDGGRLYRTGDLARYRAAGTIEYAGRIDHQVKIRGFRIELGEIEARLQAHPAVREVIVLALEGQLAAYLVPTQPDQDQHTLRETLKAELRAHLPDYMVPTHFIVLDHMPLTANGKLDRKALPEPDASQLQAAYVAPQGELEEQLAAVWAGVLKVEQVGRGDNFFELGGHSLLAVQMLVRVREQLQREVSLKDLFEQPVLADFCATLQEKNGESDHALDELTKSLEALKRLSAEEIDNLIA from the coding sequence ATGACCGGGTCCACTGCTGCACGTATCGCAAAACGTTTTGTCGGCTTGCCGCTGGAACAACGCCGCCAGTTCCTCGCTCGCCTGCGTGAGGAAGGCAAGGATTTCAGCCTGTTGCCAGTGCCAGTCAGTCGCCATGACTTCACAGCCATACCGCTTTCATTCGCTCAGCAGCGCTTGCTGTTCCTCTGGCAGCTTGACCCGCTGAGCGACGCCTACAAGATGACCACCGGCCTGCGCCTGAAAGGGTGTTTGGACGAGTCGGCATTGCGGTGCGCTTTCGATCATCTGATCGAACGCCACGAAGTGCTGCGCACGGTGTTCCAGACCGATGGCGATCAGGCGCTGCAAGTCGTGCTGCACAACCAGAGCGTGGCGCTGGACAGCATTGACCTGTCCGGCCTGGCTGACACCGAACTGCGCGATACCGAACTGGCGCTGCACGTCACCACACTCACCAGCCAGCCGTTCGACCTGCGTAAAGGCCCGTTACTGCGTGCACACCTGTTCCGCCTCGCCAGCGATGAGCATGTGCTGGTGGTGAACATGCACCACATCGTCTCCGACGGCTGGTCGATGGACGTGATGATTCAGGAGTTCGTCCACTGTTATCAGGCCTATTGCGAAGGTCGCGAACCGAGTCTTCCGGAGCTGCCGCTGCAATACGCCGACTACGCCATCTGGCAGCGTCGCTGGCTGGAGGCGGGCGAGGGTGAGCGGCAGCTGGATTACTGGCGCAATCAGCTGGGTGACGAGCAACCGCTGCTGGACGCTGCGCAAGACTTCCCGCGCCCCGTGACGCAGAGTTTTCAGGGCGAGCACCTGCACTTCGATTTCGGCGCCGACCTGTCGCGTCAGCTCAATACGTTCGCCCGCAGCCAGGGCATGAGTCTGTTCATGTTGGTGCTGGCCGGTTTCTCCTTGTTTTTGTCGCGCAAGGCCGGGCAACGTGACATCCGCGTCGGCGTGCCCAATGCCAACCGAGGCCGGGCTGAAACCGAAGGGCTGATCGGCTTCTTCATCAATACCCAGGTGCTGCGTTGCCAAGTGGACGAGCGCCTGAGCTACCTCGATTTACTGGCGCAGATTCGTGACACGTCGTTCGGTGCGCAGGCGCATCAGGACGTGCCGTTCGAGCAACTGGTGGATCACCTGGCCCCCGAGCGCAGCCTGGGGCATAACCCTTTGTTCCAGGCCAAGTTCAACCAGAACGTGGTCCTCAAGCAGAAAACCGCACTCAGGCTGGCGGGGCTGGAAGTCAGTGAGTACGCCTTTGAAAAACAAGGCGCGCATTTCGATCTGGCGCTGGACATTACCGACGACGGCACGCTGATCCACGGCGACATGACCTATGCCAGCGACCTGTATCGGCGTGCGACCGTCGAGGGCTTCATCCCCGAATTGCTCGACCTGTTCAAGACCCTGCTCGCTGCGCCGAGTGCGCCACTGTTCAGTCTTGGCGCGCTGGCGATCGAGCCTGTGCGGGACGCGCGCGAACCCGCGCCCTGTGTGCTGCAACTCTGGGACCGTCAGGTCCAGACGCAGCCTGAGGCGCTGGCCGCCCGCTGTCTGGATCGCACCTTGAGTACGCGCGAGCTGGATCAGGCGGCCAATCAGCTGGCTCATCACCTTGTCCGGATGGGTATCCGCGAAGGCCAGCCGGTCGCGGTATTGATGGAACGCTCGCTGGACTGGCTGACGGCCGTGCTGGCGATTTTCAAGGCCGGTGGCGTGTACATGCCGCTGGACGTCAAAGCCCCCGATGCGCGGCTGCAACACATGCTGAGCAATGCCCAGGCAAAAGTGCTGTTGTGTGCCGCAGGCGATTTGCGTCAGACATCCCTGAACGTTGCCGGTTGTCAGAGCCTGGCCTGGATACCTGTGCAGTGGCAGGACTTGCCGACCCGCCGTCCCGAGAACGCGTTGTCGGCCGAGTCGGCGGCTTACGTGATTCACACCTCGGGTTCGACCGGCCAGCCCAAAGGCGTACTGGTCAGCCAGGGCGCGCTGGCCAGTTACGTGCGCGGCCTGCTGGAGCAGTTGCAACTGGCCCCCGAGGCGAGCATGGCGCTGGTTTCGACCATCGCCGCCGACCTTGGCCATACCGTGCTGTTCGGCGCGCTGTGTGCGGGGCGCACGCTGCATGTACTGACCGAATCTCTGGGGTTCGACCCGGACGCTTTTGCGGCCTACATGGCCGAGCATCAGGTCGGCGTGCTGAAAATCGTGCCCGGCCACTTGGCCGCGCTGCTACAAGCCAGCCAACCCGCCGACGTGTTGCCGCAGCATGCGCTCATCGTTGGCGGCGAAGCCTGCTCGCCCGCGCTGGTCGAGCAGGTGCGTCAGCTCAAGCCGGTTTGCCGGGTGATCAACCACTACGGCCCGAGCGAAACCACCGTCGGCGTGCTGACCCATGAGGTGCTGACAATCGACGCTTTGCGCAGCGTGCCGGTCGGTGCGCCGTTGCCGGGGGCCAGTGCCTACGTGCTGGATGACGTGCTGAACCCCGTCGGCAAGCAGGTTGCAGGCGAGCTGTACATCGGTGGCGACAGCGTGGCGCTGGGCTACATCGGCCAGCCGGCGCTGACTGCCGAGCGCTTCGTGCCGGACCCGTTTGCGCAGGATGGCGCCCGGGTTTACCGCAGCGGCGACCGCATGCGACGCGATCATCAGGGGCAACTGGAATTCATCGGCCGTGCCGACGATCAGGTGAAAGTGCGCGGCTATCGCGTCGAGCCTGCAGAAGTGGCGCGGGGGCTGCTGGGCCTGACTTCGGTGGCAGAAGCCAGCGTATTGCCGTTGCCCGTTGACGGTGATGAATCGCGTCTGCAACTGGTCGCGTATTGCGTGGCAGCAGCCGGTGCGAGCCTTGATATCGAACACCTGCGCGAGCAACTGGCTGTGCGCCTGCCCGACTACATGCTGCCGGCGCAGATTCTGCTGCTGGATAAACTGCCGCTGACCGCCAACGGCAAACTCGACAAGCACGCCTTGCCCAAACCGGGTGTGGTCAAACAGCGTTACACCGCACCGGTCGGCGAGATCGAGGAAAAACTCGCTGCGGTCTGGGCTGACGTACTCAAGCTGGAGCAGGTCGGCAGCACCGACAACTTCTTCGAACTGGGCGGCGACTCGATTCTCAGCCTGCAAATCATCGCTCGTGCCAAGCGCCAGGGCATCAAGCTCAGCCCCAAGCAGTTGTTCGAGAAACAGACCATCGGCCAACTGGCCTCTGTCGCCAAATTGATCGAGAAAAAGCCTGCTGCTGCGGCAGAGCAGATCAACGGCTCGCTGCCGCTGCTGCCGATTCAGGCGCGCTTCTTCGAGCTGGACATTCCCCAGCATCAGCACTGGAATCAGGCGCTGATGCTCAAGCCCCTGCAAACACTGGATGCGAATCACCTTCAAGCTGCACTGGCCGCGCTGATCGAACAGCACGACGCGCTGCGCCTCGGTTTCACCCAGCAAGATGGCCAGTGGCGAGCCGCATTCGGCGCGCTGAGCACCCGCGACCTGCTCTGGGTACATGAGCTGGATAGCATTGAGCGCCTGCCGGAACTGGCCACTGAAGCGCAACGCAGCCTGGACCTGAAAAACGGCCCGTTGCTGCGTGCGGTACTGGTCAACCTGCCGCAAGGCGAACAACGCGTGTTGCTGGTCATCCATCACCTGGCGGTGGACGGCGTGTCCTGGCGGGTGTTGCTGGAGGACCTGCAACAGGCCTACGTCGCCTTGGCGGCAGGCCAGCCGCTGGCGCTGGCGGCCAAAACCACGTCGCTCAAGCACTGGGCCGAGCAATTGCAACAGTACGCGAGCGGCGCAACGCTGGCCGCCGAGCGTGAATACTGGCTGCACGCCTTGCAGGGCGACGATCAGCCGCTGCCGCGTGACAAGCCCGAGGGCACGATGCGTAATCGCGACGCGGCCCATGCGTCGTCGTGGCTGAGCAAGGACCTGACTCACAAACTGCTGAAAGTCGCGCCTGCCGCCTACCGCACGCAGGTCAACGACTTGCTGCTGACGGCGCTGGCACAAGTGCTGTGCGAGTGGAGCCAGCAGTCGTCGGTGCTGATCCAGCTGGAAGGCCACGGCCGCGAAGACCTGTTTGAGGATACCGATCTCAGCCGTACCGTGGGTTGGTTCAGCAGCCTGTTCCCGGTCCGCCTTACGCCGCAAATCGCGCCGGGTGCAAGCCTGTGTGGCATCAAGGAGCAGTTGCGCGCGGTGCCGAACAAAGGCATTGGTTACGGCGTATTACGCTACATGGGGGAGCCGGGTTTTGCGCAGCAACTGGAGGCTTTGCCACAGGCACGGGTGACATTCAACTATCTGGGCCAGTTCGACGGCAGCTTCAACCAGCGCGAGGGCACGTTGTATGTGCCGAGCGCCGACAGTGCCGGCACTGCGCTGTGCGAAGACGGCCCGCTAGGCAACTGGCTGAGCCTCAACGGCCAGGTGTTCGACGGCGAGCTGCAACTGGACTGGAGCTTCAGCCGCGAGGTGTATCAGGCCTCGACCATCGACACCCTGGCGCGCCGATACGAGCAGGCGCTGACCACGTTGATTGAGCACTGCCTGGCCGGGCATCAGGGCGTCACGCCATCGGACTTCCCGCTGGCGCGTCTGACCCAGACGCAACTCGACGCACTGCCTATTGCTGTGGGCGAAATCGACGACATTTATCCGCTGTCGCCGATGCAGCAGGGCATGCTGTTCCACTCGCTGTTCGAAGAGGGCACGGGCAATTACATCAATCAGTTGCGGGTAACTGTCACCGGGCTGAATGTGCCGCGCTTCCAGAGCGCGTGGCAGGCAGCGGTCGACACTCACGACGTGCTGCGCAGCCGTTTTTTCAGTCAGAGCGAGCAGTCGCTGCAAGTGGTACAGCGTCAGGTGATGCTGCCTTTTGTCGAGCTGGATGCGCGTGGCAAGCCGGAAAACTGGCTGGACGACTGGGCGCAGGCCGATCGTCAACAGGGCTTCGATCTGGCGCAGGGGCCACTGTTGCGTCTGGCGGTAGTACGCACTGCCGCTGACAGCTGGCAACTGATCTACACCAGCCATCACATCTTGATGGATGGCTGGAGCAGCTCGCGCCTGCTGGGCGAGGTGCTGCAACACTACAGCGGCCAGATGCCGCCGAAACAGGCAGGACGTTATCGCGATTACATTCAATGGCTGCAGCAGCAGGACGCCGCGCTCAGCGAGCGCTTCTGGACCGCAGAACTGGCCGAGCTAGATGAGCCGACCCGCCTGTTGCAAGCGGTCAAGTCTTGCGCAGAAGGGCAGGGCTACGGCGACTACATCCAGTTGATCGATGCTGACGGCACCCGACGTTTGAGCGAGTTCGCCCGCGAGCAGCGCGTGACCCTCAATACGCTGGTGCAATCCGCCTGGCTGTTGCTGCTGCAACGCTACACCGGCCAGTCTTGCGTGACGTTCGGCGCTACGGTGGCCGGGCGTCCGGCTGACCTGCCGGGCGTCGAGGAACAACTGGGGTTGTTCATCAACACCCTGCCGGTGATCGCCAGCCCGCGTCCGGAACAGACCGTCAGCGACTGGGTGCAGCAGGTGCAGACGAAAAACATCGCCCTGCGCGAGCATGAGCACACAGCGCTTTACAGCATTCAGCGCTTGGCGCGTCACAGTGGCGAGGCGTTGTTCGACACCATTCTGGTGTTCGAAAACTACCCGATGTCCGAGGCCTTGCAGCGTGCGCCGGAGGGCCTGGCGTTCAGTGACCTGCGCAATCAGGAGCAGGCGCATTACCCGCTGACCCTGGTGGTCGAGGCCAATGACGTGCTGTCGGTACGCTTCAGTTACGACCGGCAACACTTCGGTGCCGAAAGTATTCTGCAACTGGCAGCGCATTTCGATCACCTGCTGCAAAGCCTCAGTACGTCGGCAACGACGCGTCTCGGCGAACTGGCACTGCCCGTCGCCTGGACGCAGAGCTTGCAGCGATATCCGAGCGAGCAGTGCGCCCAGCAGCGCATCGAAACCCAGGCTGAACGTACCCCGCAAGCCATCGCCCTGAGTTTCGGCGCCGAGCAACTGAGCTATCAACAGCTCAACCGCCGCGCCAACCAGCTGGCCCACAAACTGCGGGCGCAGGGCGTCGGCCCGGATGTTTGCGTAGGTCTGGCCGCCGAGCGCAGTCTGGAGATGATTGTAGGCTTGCTGGCGATTCTCAAGGCCGGTGGCGCGTACGTGCCGCTGGACCCGGATTATCCGCAGGATCGCCTGAGCTTTCTGATGCAGGACAGCGGTATCGAGTTGTTGCTGACTCAGGCGCATTTGCTTGAGAGATTACCGATTCCAGAGCAGGTGCAGACGCTGGATCTGGCTGACGCGCTGAATGATTACAGCGCCGAAAACCTGCCGAACCAGACCTCGCCGGACAATCTGGCTTATGTGATCTACACCTCCGGCTCGACCGGCAAACCCAAAGGCACCTTGCTGAGTCATCACAACCTGACGCGCCTGTTTGCTGCCACCGACGACTGGTTTGCTTTCAGCGAAAAGGACGTCTGGACGCTGTTCCATTCCTTTGCCTTCGATTTCTCGGTCTGGGAAATCTTCGGCGCGTTGCTGCACGGTGGTCGACTGGTGATCGTGCCCCGCGAAGTAACCCGTTCGCCGGAAGCTTTTCATGCCTTGCTGGTTGAACAGCAAGTTACGGTGCTCAACCAGACACCGTCGGCGTTCAAGCAGTTGATGCGCGTGGCCTGCGATTCGCCGTTGCCGGTGCCGCTGCAGAAAGTCATCTTCGGCGGCGAAGCGCTGGATGTTGCCAGCCTGACACCCTGGTTCGAACGTTTCGGCGATCAAGCGCCGCAACTGATCAACATGTACGGCATCACCGAAACCACCGTGCATGTTACTTACCGACCGATAAGCAAGGCCGACACGCAGAACCCGGCCAGCCCGATTGGCGAGGCGATTCCGGATCTGTCGTGGTACGTGCTGGACGCTGATTTCAACCCGGTTGCCCAGGGTTGCAGCGGCGAACTGCACATCGGCCATGCAGGTCTGGCACGGGGTTATCACAACCGCGCAGCGCTGACCGCCGAGCGCTTCGTGCCAGACCCGTTCTCCAGCGACGGCGGTCGGCTGTACCGCACCGGCGACCTGGCGCGTTATCGCGCTGCCGGAACCATCGAGTACGCCGGGCGTATCGACCACCAAGTGAAGATCCGTGGCTTCCGTATCGAACTGGGCGAAATCGAAGCGCGGCTGCAAGCGCACCCGGCAGTACGCGAAGTGATCGTGCTGGCGCTGGAAGGCCAATTGGCGGCGTATC